Proteins encoded within one genomic window of Macrotis lagotis isolate mMagLag1 chromosome 3, bilby.v1.9.chrom.fasta, whole genome shotgun sequence:
- the LOC141519499 gene encoding olfactory receptor 5B12-like, which produces MTSLKNRSEVNEFIFTGVTDDQELQVPLFIMFTLIYLITLVGNLGIIVLICWDSCLHTPMYFLLSNLSLVDFGYSSAVTPLVMAGLIKGKMTISFKGCAAQLFFFGFFSASETLLLASMAYDRYAAICKPLHYSTIMTPTLCTHLVSGAYVCGFLTSFTLTVKTFSLSFCRSNIIHHFFCDMPPLLIISCSDIHITETMLIILGSLVVLFPFLVILASYLLIFNTVLKIRSSEGRQKAFSTCASHLTAVAIYYGSVIFMYFLPSAKHSMDTDKVVSVFYTMFIPMLNPLVYSLRNKDVKNAFRKAVRGKPH; this is translated from the coding sequence ATGACGTCTCTGAAGAACAGATCAGAAGTGAATGAGTTCATCTTTACAGGAGTAACAGATGATCAAGAGCTTCAGGTTCCTCTCTTCATAATGTTCACCCTCATCTATCTCATTACTCTGGTAGGGAACCTGGGGATCATAGTCCTAATCTGTTGGGATTCCTGCCTCCACACCCCAATGTACTTTTTACTTAGTAACCTCTCCCTGGTAGATTTTGGCTACTCCTCAGCTGTTACCCCCTTGGTGATGGCTGGTCTCATCAAAGGGAAAATGACCATCTCTTTTAAAGGATGTGCTGCACAGTTATTCTTCTTTGGGTTCTTTTCTGCTAGTGAAACTCTCCTCTTAGCCTCTATGGCCTATGATCGCTATGCAGCTATCTGTAAACCCCTACATTACAGTACCATCATGACACCAACTCTATGTACACATCTGGTCAGTGGGGCTTATGTCTGTGGTTTTCTGACTTCCTTCACACTTACAGTAAAGACTTTTAGCCTTTCCTTCTGCAGGTCCAATATTATCCATCATTTTTTCTGTGATATGCCCCCTCTTCTCATTATTTCTTGCTCTGATATACACATCACTGAGACAATGCTCATCATTTTAGGGTCCCTCGTTGTATTGTTCCCATTCCTTGTTATCCTTGcttcttatttattaatttttaacacCGTTCTGAAAATCCGTTCTTCTGAAGGTCGACAAAAAGCCTTCTCCACTTGTGCGTCACATCTCACAGCAGTGGCTATATACTATGGGTCAGTCATTTTCATGTACTTCCTACCCAGCGCAAAACATTCGATGGATACAGATAAAGTAGTTTCAGTTTTCTACACCATGTTCATCCCTATGTTGAATCCTCTAGTCTATTCTTTAAGGAACAAAGATGTCAAAAATGCTTTTAGGAAAGCTGTGAGGGGAAAACCACATTAA
- the LOC141519500 gene encoding olfactory receptor 5B12-like, translating to MSLMNRSEVSEFILTGVTDDPELQVPLFIMFMLIYLITLVGNLGIIVLIIWDSCLHTPMYFFLSNLSLVDFGYSSAVTPLVMAGLIKGKMTISFIGCAAQLFFFGSFSCSETLLLASMAYDRYAAICKPLHYSTIMTPTLCTNLVSGAYVCGFLASSILTGKTFSLSFCRSNIIHHFFCDIPPLLIISCSDVHITETMLIILGSLVVLFPFLVILTSYLLIFNTVLKIRSSEGRQKAFSTCASHLTAVAIYYGTIIFMYFLPSSKHSMNTDKVVSVFYTMFIPMLNPLVYSLRNKDVKNAFKKAVRGQPH from the coding sequence ATGTCTTTGATGAACAGATCTGAAGTGAGTGAGTTCATCCTTACAGGAGTAACAGATGATCCAGAGCTTCAGGTTCCTCTCTTCATAATGTTCATGCTCATCTATCTCATCACCCTGGTAGGGAACCTGGGGATCATAGTCTTAATCATTTGGGACTCCTGCCTCCACACCCCAATGTACTTTTTCCTTAGTAACCTCTCCCTGGTAGATTTTGGCTACTCCTCAGCTGTTACCCCCTTGGTGATGGCTGGTCTCATCAAAGGGAAAATGACCATCTCTTTTATAGGATGTGCTGCACAGTTGTTCTTCTTTGGGTCCTTTTCGTGTAGTGAAACTCTCCTCTTAGCCTCAATGGCCTATGATCGCTATGCAGCTATCTGTAAACCCCTACATTACAGTACCATCATGACACCAACTCTATGTACAAATCTGGTCAGTGGGGCTTATGTCTGTGGCTTTCTGGCTTCCTCTATACTTACAGGAAAGACTTTTAGCCTTTCCTTCTGCAGGTCCAATATTATCCATCATTTTTTCTGTGATATACCCCCTCTTCTCATTATTTCTTGCTCTGATGTACACATCACTGAGACAATGCTCATCATTTTAGGGTCCCTCGTTGTATTGTTCCCATTCCTTGTTATCCTTACTTCTTATTTATTAATCTTCAACACCGTCCTGAAAATCCGTTCCTCTGAAGGTCGACAAAAAGCCTTCTCCACTTGTGCATCTCATCTCACAGCAGTGGCTATATACTATGGGACAATCATCTTCATGTACTTCCTACCCAGCTCAAAACATTCGATGAATACAGATAAAGTAGTTTCAGTGTTCTACACCATGTTCATCCCTATGTTGAACCCTCTAGTCTATTCTCTACGGAACAAAGATGTCAAAAATGCTTTTAAGAAAGCTGTGAGGGGACAACCACATTAA